AGGTGGTTATATTCTCACATGCTTGGAGAAATGCACTTCTTCCTGTTGTAACTCTGATAATAGGTTGGTTTATGAGTATATTCTATGGATCTTTAATTATTGAAAGAATGTTTAATCTAAATGGGCTAGGTAAACTACTGATAGACTCATTGAATAATCAGGATTATAATGTGGTTATGGCGATACAATTACTTTATATGTTGATTGCTTTACTTGGTAACCTTATATCAGACCTTAGCTATGGTATTGTAGACCCACGTGTCAGAGTAAATAAATAGGGGGAGGTAAAAACAATGACTGTTAAACAACTCAATGAAAATAATAAAGACAATAAAAATAAGAAAAGCTTTTTTAGCCTCCTCTTTTCTAACCTTTTTGGAAAAAGGAAAGAACTATCCATATTAGAGGAGGAACAGGTTCAAAGTCCTTGGCGAACAGTTATCAGAACTTTTAGGGAAAATAAAGTTGCTATGACTGGGCTAGTCGTATTTTTATTGATTTTTATAACTGTTATGATAGGTCCATTAATTAAACCTATTGATTTATCCTTTTTAGAAACATCTCAACAGAATGTTGCTCCTGGCTTTGATATTATGAAATTCCCAGAATCATTACAGGGAAATGTTGCAGACATATCAGTAGGTCCTACTTTTTCTGTAGCTGCATCAAAAGATGGCAAACTTCATATATGGGGTAAGACTAAAGTTAGTAGTGTTATTGATATTAGAAATTTACCCCAAGATGAGTCAAATAAAACTATAAATTTTGGTAAAGTTGAAAAAGTAGCTGCTGGGTTTGATCATGTTCTTGTTATGAATGACCAAGGGCAGATCTATGCTTGGGGTAGTAATCGTCAACAACAGGCTAATATTCCTATGGAAGTTAGCTATCTTAAAAATATTAAAGATATATATGCGGGTTATCAATGTTCAATCGTGCTAACAGAAGATGGCAGAAGTATCTTTTTTGGTAACCAAATGAATAATGATTATAATGAGTTCCATCCTTACCAAGGACAACTACAAAAAATAGCTGTTACTGCAGATGCAGCAGTAGGACTAACTTTTGATGGTCAAGTTGTTTATTTAGGGATGCAACAAAATGGTTATTCCACAGTACCAAGTAATATGGGAAAAGTTGTAGATATTGCTGCTACAGCTTCTACCATGGCTGCATTAAATGATGAAGGAAAAGTGATTGTTTGGGGTAATGTGACTAAAGGAGAAGCTGATGTACCTCAAACGGATGAAAAAATCGTATCAATTTATGGTGGAAGATATCATTATACTGCAGTAACTGAAAAGGGAAATGTACTCGCTTGGGGTTCAAACTACTATAATGAGACAGTAGTTCCTGAAGAAGTGAAAAAAGCAGATATGGATAGAGTTTACACTGGCTTCTACCAAAACTATGGGATTACCAAGGATGGTAAAATCATTACTTGGGGTTTGAAGGGCTATTTATGTGGAACAGATGACTTGGGTAGAGATATATTTACAAGATTATTAAATGGTGGACGTATGTCTATGACTATAGGAGCAGTTGCAGTAATTATTTCCACAGTTATAGGAATAATAGTAGGTAGCTTATCTGGCTTCCTTGGAGGTAAGGTAGACATTGTATTACAAAGACTTTCAGAAGTAGTAGCAGCGTTACCATTTTTGCCGTTTGCAATGATTTTATCTGCATTAATAGGAAATTCCTTGACATCTACACAAAGGATAGTCTTGATTATGGTTATCTTAGGATTATTATCATGGACTGGACTACAGAGACTGGTTCGTGCACAGGTTCTTTCAGTTCGTGAGCAAGAATATGTTGTGGCTGCAAGGTCATTAGGTATCAAAAAAGCTAATATTATTTTTAAACATATATTACCTAATGTTATTTCCATTATACTTGTATCAGCAACCTTGAACTTTGCAACTAGTATGCTAACTGAATCATCTTTATCATATTTAGGTTTTGGTGTCCAAGCACCACATCCAACTTGGGGAAATATGCTTTTTGGAGCAAACAACAGTGTCGTAATCCAGAATTACTGGTGGAGATGGGTATTTGCTTCCATCGTATTAGGTATATGTGTTATCTGTATAAACCTAATAGGTGACGGCTTACGTGATGCAATTGACCCAAGATCTCAAGAACGTTAAGGGGGGAGAGTAGATGGCACTATTAGAAATTAAAGATCTGCACACTTATTTTGAAACAAAAAGAGGAACAGTAAAAGCAGTAAACGGTGTATCCTATTCTGTCGAAGCTGGAAAGACCCTTGGCATTGTTGGAGAAAGTGGAAGTGGTAAGAGTGTTTCAGCAATGAGTATTATTAAGCTTTTAGATGGAAATGGTTATATACACAAAGGTGAGATTCTGTTTAATGGAAGAAACCTTAAAAATGTATCAATTCGTGATATGGCAAAAATAAGAGGAAATGACATATCAGTTATTTTCCAAGAACCTATGACTTCTCTAAATCCTGTATTTACAGTAGAGAGACAAGTTTCAGAACCTTTTATGATACACCAAGGCATGTCAAAAAAGGAAGCAGCTAAAAAGGTAGTAGAAATGCTATCTCTTGTTAAAATACCAAATCCTGAAGCTGTTGCAAAACAATATCCTCATCAACTTTCAGGTGGTATGAGACAGCGTGTTATGATAGCTATGGCACTTGCTTGTATACCAAAACTTTTAATAGCAGATGAGCCTACAACAGCTCTAGATGTTACTATACAGGCACAGATTTTGAAACTTATGAATGAATTAAAGGCTAAAATAGGAACTTCTATCCTATTTATTACACATGACTTAGGTGTTATAAATGAAATGGCAGATGACGTAGCTGTTATGTATTGTGGTCAAGTAGTAGAAAAGGCACCTGTTAAAACAATATTTGGAACTACTAGTCCTTATTCTCACCCTTATACTGAAGGACTTATGGTTTCTATTCCAAGATTGGATACACCTACAGGAGTTCGTCTAGAGGCAATACCAGGCGCGGTACCACATCCTTTGAATTTACCAAAGGGCTGTAAATTTGCTCCTAGGTGTAAATACGCAACAGATAAATGCCAAAACGAAGAGCCAAAATTAACAACTATTGAAAATGGCCATGAAATCCGTTGCTTCTATCCTAAGAAAGGGGTGAGATCCAATGGTTAAAAAGGAAAATGATAAAAAAGTATTAATTAGAATTCAAAACTTAAAACAGTATTTTCCTGTTAAAAAATCATCTTTCTTTCAAAAAGAGCAACTATATGTAAGAGCTAATGATGATATATCTTTAGATATTTATGAAGGAGAGACCTTAGGTCTAGTTGGTGAAAGTGGTTGCGGTAAGTCTACTTTGGGTCGTAGCCTTTTACAGCTATACCAACAAACAGATGGACGTACCATGTATTATGGTAGGGAACTTGATGAAATAGCACCTGTATATGTTTTAAACACATTAGATAATCTAGTGTCAGAACGACGCAAATTAAATGAACTAAGAAAAAAAGAAGAAGAAGCTCGAAAAAACTATGAATCACTTCAAGAAGGTGATGAAAAATATAACGCTTTAGAGAAACTTCGTATTGCAGAAAAAGAAGCTAGAAACAAATTCCTTGATATAGTACAATTAATTGGTGGATTTATATTAGAGGATGATTTGGAACCTATCTCTAAGATTCTAGTTAAAGAATTTGAAACTAGTATTAAAGCTAGAAAGCTTAGAGATAAAATTAACGAAGAGAAAATAAAACTAGAAGGAGCAAAGGCTCAACTTAAAGAAAAAGGAAAAAAAGATTCAGAGATAAATAGTGAATTATCAGGTTCTTTAGCGAAGATTAAAGATAATGAAAATGAACTTGGCAAAATAGAAAAAGAATTAGAATCTATACGTTTAGAGATTAGCAGTATGTTGAATAAATATAGAGAACATCCTGACTTTGAAAAATATGAGTCTTATAAGGATAAAGGAATTAACTTAGCTAGACTTACTGAAGAAGAAATGAGAATACTACGTAAGGATATGCAGTTAATTTTCCAAGATCCATATTCTTCGTTGAATCCTAGATTAACAGTAGGACAGATTATCTCTGAGGGACTATATGCACACAAGATGTTTTCTAAGAATGATCCAAAGATACAGGATTATTTATTAGAGACCATGGAAAAATGTGGACTAGCACAATATTTTATTCACCGTTATCCACATCAATTCTCTGGTGGTCAAAGACAACGTATAGGAATAGCGCGTTCTGTTGCACTTCAACCTAAGTTCATAGTATGTGATGAGGCTGTATCTGCACTAGACGTGTCAATACAATCTCAGATTATCAACCTACTATTAGATTTAAAAGAGCAAGATGATTTAACTTACTTGTTTATTTCACACGACTTAAGTGTTATTAAATATATTAGCGATAGAGTAGGAGTTATGTATTTAGGTAATATAGTAGAACTTGCCAATACTGAGGAGCTATATGCTCATCCAATGCATCCTTATACAGAGGCATTACTTTCTGCTATACCTACAACTGATGTTGAGAATAAAAAGAAAATTGAAATCCTTGAAGGAGATATACCAAGTCCAATAAGACCACCTTCAGGATGTAAATTCCATACTAGATGTAAATATGCTACAGATATATGTAAAAAGGTTACGCCAGTATTTGAAGAGGCTAGACCTAACCACTTTGTAGCATGTCACCACAGGCTTAATACTAAGGATGAATAATAGAGAAAGGCTTTGATGCTCTATGCTATTGCAAAGAAAAATAGATCGTGCAATGAATTGGCTTAGAGAGAAGAGTAATCCAGGACAAAATAATAGTGAGTCTGCAGATAAATTCTCAGAAGACAATTCAGATCTATATGCTTACGATCCAAAGGCTGAATGGAAAGCTCAGGAAAGTAATGATGCAAAACTAGAAAAGGGAGACATTCTTGGTATATTAATATCTTCACTAATAGTTTTTGGACCAATATTTCTGATTTTGATTATTATACTTATTCTGGTGTTTCCAAGCTTTAATGCTATTAAATGAATCACATTAACAATCAACCACTCGGCATGAGTGGTTGATTGTTTGAGTTAATCCAAAATCAAAAAAATACCTCTAGACAAAATTATTTTTTAGTAGTATAATATCTTTTGTAGTGAAATTTGCATCTTTAGCTCAGCTGGTAGAGCAACTGACTCTTAATCAGTGGGTCCAGGGTTCGAGTCCCTGAAGATGCACCATAGTGAAATCAAGGCTTGTAGAAGTTTTCTACAGGTCTTTTTTGTGCTATTTTTCTCATTTTGTTTATTATTTATTGAAGAAAAAAGTTAGTTATGTTAATTTTGTTTAGAAATATTATCTAGAAATGATATAATATATACTGAACTACTACTATGAGAACTATATAATTCAAGGAACTGATCCTTATAATCAAATGAAAGGTATGATACGGTGTCTGTAGAAAATATAAATATTAAGAAAATAGTCGTACATATACTAGATAGTAATTTACAAATGCCTGTTTTATCAGAAGTTGAAAGTCAATTAAATGATGATATTGTTGAATTCGTGGGAAAACATATAGAAAAAATAGTTAATGACGATAACATGAAGGCTGCAACTTTTATTGAAGAAGACAATAGTATAAAAGCAATTTGTGGGAAAGTATTAAAAGAAGATGGATATTTCTTAGAAGGAACTACTATTATGGCTAATGCTCTGTTCAAAATAATGTACGAGAATGTAGAGATTCCACCAGCAGATGTGATATTTGTCTTATTTAGTTTAGAAAATGTAATGCATATGGGCATACTAAAGCTTAACTATAAACATTCATACATACATCATGTTGAAGCAACAAATAGCGGAATGTTAAATTCAATAATCAAGCAAAGAACTGCTTTGCCATCTATAGGTCAGAAAATAGATGAATGTGCCATTATTAGTCTAGAGGATTTTTCATTGAAAGTTCACGAGAAGAAGCACACAATAAATGAAGAAAAAATATATTATTTTTCAACCATGTTTTTGAAGTGTAGCAGTGACATATCTCTAAATGAAAAAGTAAAGATATTCACAAAGGCAACCAAAAAATTTAGCGAAACTTATTTTGATGAAGACCCAGTAGTTCATGCAGAAATAAAAAAAGCCGTAGTTGAAAGCATAATAGAAAATGAAGCAATAAATGTTGAAGATGTGGCTAAAGCAGTATTTCGAGAAAGCACTGAATTAAAACAGGAATACATAGCTCATGTTGAAAAAGCTGGATTACAAGAAAAAATTATTCCTATTCAAAATGAAAAAATCGTAGAGAGAAACTTTAGAAAACAGAAAATAAAAACTGATACAGGAGTTGAGATTAGCCTGCCTGTTGAATATTATGGAAATCGGGATAAGATTGAATTTATTAATAATTTAGATGGCACAATTTCTATTTTAATAAAGAATATAGGTAAAATAACGAATAATAAATAATTATTCAGGGGGAAAATTACCCCCCTGAGTTCTTTCTATTAACTTTCTTAACCCAAAAATCATTTTCAGAAATCCCGCAAATAGGGCACTTTCTTACCTTTAATCTTTTATCTTTAATAAATATAACTATGTTATTACAGTATGGACACCAGCTTTGACCACGTTTAAGTTTAATATTTCTAGGAATTTCCCTTGTATCAACCTGTTTTGCTTTTTCTATAAAATCATAAATTGTTAACTGTTTATCATTTGCCATCTAAAATCCCCCAACTCATTCTAGAACAATAAACCAAAACAAAGGATTTTTTGTTCAATCTAATTTATTTATAAAATAGGCCTGATACTTTCATTTCATCGGCTTCTGAGAATACAACTGTAAACAGCACTTCTCTAGAAATTTTAGAGAACTTTGTTTTGTAATGGACTCTAGTATAACCTTGTACCCTATCTGCTCCAATTATTTCCTTAGATTCATATTTCCCTAACTGCTTTACTATTTCTTTAAATTTTTGTTCTGTAAGGGCACTGATCATTTGCTCATCAAAATCCTCTGAAAACAAGTTATAATCTTCTTTGCTAATCCCTATAAAAATTCTTTCTGCAGCAGCATCTGCATAGTCTTTGACTTCATCTATACTTATTTTTTCAACTTTTTGACCAGCACATCCTATGAGAAAGAATGCCAAAGAAATTATAATAATAGACAAAATAAATTTATTAATTATCTTTATTTTGCTCATCTCCTTTATTATTCTTTATTATTAGCAGCAAAAATTTTCTTAGATTTAATAATAAATAAAAGGCTTAAAAAGGCAACAAAAGCAATCCATAATTCAATAATCCAAACAGAAACACCTAGCATTTGAAGTATACCTGCTACTCCGTCAAGTAAGAAATGTAATAACAAACTAAGTAATATAAAAACTTTTTTGTCCTTCATAATACCATAGGTGACTAAGAGAGCTGCAGCAATATGAAATAATATAGCAAATACACGCTCTAAGCCTGCAGCTAAAAACAAGCTTGGTGGAGTAGTTATTAATGGAGATAATATCGAAATGTCTACATTTTCACCTGCATTTATTAGGAAGCTAAATAATATATTTGCTACATATGAAAGACCAACTAACAATATTGCCTCAATTCCACCATGACCAATTCCATATGCTAGACCATTTTTCCTATCTAGTTCTTTTTTTAACATGAATTTAAGACCTAAATATCTTGCAACAGTTTCAAAAAGCCCAGCAGTAAAGGCTAGTATTATTACAGCTACTACCATATTATCTGATACAAATGACTGGTACCATGACTTATATGAAATAAAATTTATGATTGGTACTCTGATTAAACCTTGAAATATGAAAAACATTAAGGCACCTATAAGTACGGCTTTAATAGAAATTTTTTCTTTTTTATAAAAATAAGCCACGAGACCTACAGGAAAACCTATAGACAAAAAAAGAGAAGTAAACATAAAAACAATAGATAAGCTACGGACTATAACAATCACCTCGTTTACATTTTATACCTACATTATAACAGTAATGCTCTTCAAGCTCAAATCTAAAATATATTATATAATAAAAAGTAATTTAAAGGAAATCTAGAATTAATTATAGAATAGTATTAAATATATATACTATTTTATGAGGGGGAATTATATGAGTTTTCATAACTTAAATGATCCAGCGGGATTTTCAAATAAAAACTATAATCAAAAGCATTATCAAAACTACTACGGTACAGGCAACAGGGGAGGAGGAACAGAAGAAGTTGTTTCTATTGGTACATGGATAGTTATATTAATACTCACTGCAATTCCAGTGATTAATATTATTTCATTTTTCATTATGGCACTTGGGGTAGAAAATGAAAACATTAAAAATTATGGTAAAGCTTCATTAATAATTGTAGGAATCGGATTAGCTTTGGGCATTCTTTTGGCTGGGTGTTTTTCCACATTTTAGGTTTTTATTCGAAAAAAGCCCCCTGAGATAGAGGGCTAAGTTTGTTGATTAATAAAACCTATTAGAGATTGAGCTGTTAGAGTTTTGTACTTTTTGTCTTACCTTTTGTTGTTCATTTTGTCCTACTGAGGTAGAATTACTTAACGTGGGCACCATACCTGATGTTATACCCATGCCAAATGAGTTAGTATTGTTCATATTTTGCTTTATATAGTTCATTTCTCCAAAGCCTACTGAAGTAGAATTATTTAGGTTTGGCATGGTGTTTGATACTAAACCAGTTGTGAAGCCCTGATTCATGTTATTGTTTATTTTTTGTCTGACACTTTGGAGCTCACCTTGGTTTACAGACTGAGAATTTTGCAGATTAGGAATTCTACCTATAGATTTTTTCATTAGCTCATCCTCCAAGTATAGTTTTCGTAAGCTATTCACTTACACATTTATTATCTGCAATTTGAAATTTAATATATACTATAAATAATTGATAATTTTGATTACTTTACCAATATTTTTTGTTATTATTTAGTCAAACTCTGTTATATCCTATTTAAGTGTGGTATATTATAAATATAGAGATAAAAATTATTCACTAAGTTGAAAGGGGGCTAAAATTTGGAGTTTCAACTGTCTAATAGTATGTTATGGCTCATAGCAGCTGTAGCCTTTGGATTTATTGAAGCTATAACCCTTGGCATAGCTACTATATGGTTTTCTATAGGTGCTTTAATAGCTTGGGTAGTTTCATTATTTGAAACACCATTATGGGTACAGATTGTAGTGTTCTTAGTATCTTCAAGTGTGCTTCTATATTTTACAAGACCTATTGCACAAAAATTTCTTAAAATAGGGCACACAAAAACTAATGCTGAGACAATAAAGGGAAAGACGGGAATTGTTATAAAAGAAATTGATAATATTCAAGGGACAGGACAGGTTAAAGTTGCTGGGCAGATATGGTCAGCAAAATCCTTCAGTGATGAAAAGATCACCGAAGGTAATATTATAGAAATAGTAGATATACAAGGTGTAAAGCTAGTAGTAAAACAAAAAAATGAGGGGGAGAAATCGTAATGGGAGGAATTATAACTATTATTATTTTAGCTTTTATTGCATTAATATTAATTATGACAAATATTAGAATAGTACCACAGGCATATGCTTTTGTTGTTGAAAGACTAGGAGCATATCAAGCTACTTGGGATGTAGGGTTGCATGTCAAGGTACCTTTAATAGATAGAGTAGCTAAAAGAGTTTCTTTAAAAGAGCAAGTTGCAGATTTTCCACCACAACCAGTTATAACTAAAGATAATGTAACTATGCAAATTGATACAGTTGTTTTTTTCCAAATAACTGACCCTAAGCTATTTACCTATGGTGTTGAGAATCCTATTGCAGCAATTGAAAATCTTACAGCTACAACTTTAAGAAATATAATAGGGGATTTAGAGCTAGATGAAACTCTAACTAGCCGTGACACTATAAATACAAAGATGCGTTCAATACTTGACGAAGCTACTGATCCATGGGGAATTAAAGTAAATAGAGTGGAGTTAAAGAATATAATTCCACCAAGAGAAATTCAAGATGCTATGGAAAAGCAAATGAAGGCAGAAAGAGAAAGAAGAGAATCTATACTTATAGCAGAGGGAGAAAAGAAATCAGCAATTCTTGTATCCGAAGGTAAGAAAGAGTCTGCTATCCTAGAAGCAGAAGCTGAAAAACAAGCAGCCATTCTAAGAGCAGAAGCTAAGAAAGAAGCTGCCATTAGAGAAGCAGAAGGTCAAGCTGAAGCTATATTAAAAGTTCAACAAGCAACAGCAGAAGGTATTAAGATGATAAAAGAAGCAGGAGCAGACCAGTCTGTTATTGCTCTTAAGAGCTTAGAATCACTTGCAAAGGTTGCAGATGGAAAAGCTACAAAGATAATTATTCCTTCTGAAATACAAAATCTAGCAGGACTTGCAATGTCACTGAAAGAAATAGTAAATAATGATGAAAATAAATAAAAATCAATGGCGCCTCACATAAGGCGCCATAAGTATTTATTCACTAACTATAATATTTAAATCCATAAGCTTTTTCTGAAGCTCAATAAGATTATTTTTAATAGAATCATAGTCCTCATTTAAGGTTTTATCATCAATGATTTTACCAGTCTTTGATATAAGTCCTTCAAACTGGTCATATACCCTTTGTAATTCTTCTTTAATATCATCCTTAAGCTTAATAGTCTCTACCATATCATACTGAGTATCTTCTAAAATACTGGTATCTAATTCATATACAGAA
This genomic stretch from Proteiniborus sp. DW1 harbors:
- a CDS encoding ABC transporter permease subunit yields the protein MTVKQLNENNKDNKNKKSFFSLLFSNLFGKRKELSILEEEQVQSPWRTVIRTFRENKVAMTGLVVFLLIFITVMIGPLIKPIDLSFLETSQQNVAPGFDIMKFPESLQGNVADISVGPTFSVAASKDGKLHIWGKTKVSSVIDIRNLPQDESNKTINFGKVEKVAAGFDHVLVMNDQGQIYAWGSNRQQQANIPMEVSYLKNIKDIYAGYQCSIVLTEDGRSIFFGNQMNNDYNEFHPYQGQLQKIAVTADAAVGLTFDGQVVYLGMQQNGYSTVPSNMGKVVDIAATASTMAALNDEGKVIVWGNVTKGEADVPQTDEKIVSIYGGRYHYTAVTEKGNVLAWGSNYYNETVVPEEVKKADMDRVYTGFYQNYGITKDGKIITWGLKGYLCGTDDLGRDIFTRLLNGGRMSMTIGAVAVIISTVIGIIVGSLSGFLGGKVDIVLQRLSEVVAALPFLPFAMILSALIGNSLTSTQRIVLIMVILGLLSWTGLQRLVRAQVLSVREQEYVVAARSLGIKKANIIFKHILPNVISIILVSATLNFATSMLTESSLSYLGFGVQAPHPTWGNMLFGANNSVVIQNYWWRWVFASIVLGICVICINLIGDGLRDAIDPRSQER
- a CDS encoding ABC transporter ATP-binding protein encodes the protein MALLEIKDLHTYFETKRGTVKAVNGVSYSVEAGKTLGIVGESGSGKSVSAMSIIKLLDGNGYIHKGEILFNGRNLKNVSIRDMAKIRGNDISVIFQEPMTSLNPVFTVERQVSEPFMIHQGMSKKEAAKKVVEMLSLVKIPNPEAVAKQYPHQLSGGMRQRVMIAMALACIPKLLIADEPTTALDVTIQAQILKLMNELKAKIGTSILFITHDLGVINEMADDVAVMYCGQVVEKAPVKTIFGTTSPYSHPYTEGLMVSIPRLDTPTGVRLEAIPGAVPHPLNLPKGCKFAPRCKYATDKCQNEEPKLTTIENGHEIRCFYPKKGVRSNG
- a CDS encoding nucleoid-associated protein — its product is MSVENINIKKIVVHILDSNLQMPVLSEVESQLNDDIVEFVGKHIEKIVNDDNMKAATFIEEDNSIKAICGKVLKEDGYFLEGTTIMANALFKIMYENVEIPPADVIFVLFSLENVMHMGILKLNYKHSYIHHVEATNSGMLNSIIKQRTALPSIGQKIDECAIISLEDFSLKVHEKKHTINEEKIYYFSTMFLKCSSDISLNEKVKIFTKATKKFSETYFDEDPVVHAEIKKAVVESIIENEAINVEDVAKAVFRESTELKQEYIAHVEKAGLQEKIIPIQNEKIVERNFRKQKIKTDTGVEISLPVEYYGNRDKIEFINNLDGTISILIKNIGKITNNK
- a CDS encoding DUF3887 domain-containing protein, giving the protein MSIIIISLAFFLIGCAGQKVEKISIDEVKDYADAAAERIFIGISKEDYNLFSEDFDEQMISALTEQKFKEIVKQLGKYESKEIIGADRVQGYTRVHYKTKFSKISREVLFTVVFSEADEMKVSGLFYK
- a CDS encoding YhfC family glutamic-type intramembrane protease, which codes for MIVIVRSLSIVFMFTSLFLSIGFPVGLVAYFYKKEKISIKAVLIGALMFFIFQGLIRVPIINFISYKSWYQSFVSDNMVVAVIILAFTAGLFETVARYLGLKFMLKKELDRKNGLAYGIGHGGIEAILLVGLSYVANILFSFLINAGENVDISILSPLITTPPSLFLAAGLERVFAILFHIAAALLVTYGIMKDKKVFILLSLLLHFLLDGVAGILQMLGVSVWIIELWIAFVAFLSLLFIIKSKKIFAANNKE
- a CDS encoding NfeD family protein gives rise to the protein MEFQLSNSMLWLIAAVAFGFIEAITLGIATIWFSIGALIAWVVSLFETPLWVQIVVFLVSSSVLLYFTRPIAQKFLKIGHTKTNAETIKGKTGIVIKEIDNIQGTGQVKVAGQIWSAKSFSDEKITEGNIIEIVDIQGVKLVVKQKNEGEKS
- a CDS encoding stomatin-like protein, with product MGGIITIIILAFIALILIMTNIRIVPQAYAFVVERLGAYQATWDVGLHVKVPLIDRVAKRVSLKEQVADFPPQPVITKDNVTMQIDTVVFFQITDPKLFTYGVENPIAAIENLTATTLRNIIGDLELDETLTSRDTINTKMRSILDEATDPWGIKVNRVELKNIIPPREIQDAMEKQMKAERERRESILIAEGEKKSAILVSEGKKESAILEAEAEKQAAILRAEAKKEAAIREAEGQAEAILKVQQATAEGIKMIKEAGADQSVIALKSLESLAKVADGKATKIIIPSEIQNLAGLAMSLKEIVNNDENK